In Apus apus isolate bApuApu2 chromosome 5, bApuApu2.pri.cur, whole genome shotgun sequence, the following are encoded in one genomic region:
- the CHAC1 gene encoding glutathione-specific gamma-glutamylcyclotransferase 1 — translation MKGDPQRPEEPPLPPPPAAAPAAASPPGEAGGAAPAPPVWIFGYGSLVWRPGFEFTSRKVGFIRGYSRRFWQGDTFHRGSQRMPGRVVTLLEDCGACTWGVAYEVRGEQIAASLQYLNMREAVLGGYDTKLVKFHPQEEDAEEPILALVYIATPQNPSYLGPASEEDIAAQIIVSSGCAGHNIEYLLRLADFMRFFCPQAEDKHLFSIEEALISILPCLYYTEEPLEETANVPQKSKS, via the exons ATGAAGGGCGACCCGCAGCGCCCCGAGGAGCCGCCCCTGCCGCCTccccccgcagccgcccccgcAGCCGCCTCGCCcccgggggaggcggggggcGCGGCGCCGGCGCCCCCGGTGTGGATCTTCGGGTACGGCTCGCTGGTGTGGCGGCCGGGCTTCGAGTTCACGTCGCGCAAGGTGGGCTTCATCCGCGGCTACAGCCGCCGCTTCTGGCAGGGCGACACCTTCCACCGCGGCAGCCAGCGGATG CCCGGGCGAGTGGTGACGCTGCTGGAGGACTGCGGG GCGTGCACGTGGGGTGTAGCCTATGAAGTCCGCGGGGAACAAATCGCTGCATCACTTCAGTACCTCAACATGCGAGAAGCTGTTCTGGGAGGCTACgacaccaagctggtgaagttCCACCCTCAGGAGGAAGATGCAGAGGAACCCATCCTGGCTCTTGTTTACATTGCGACACCCCAGAACCCTTCTTACCTTGGCCCAGCATCTGAAGAAGACATTGCAGCTCAAATCATTGTCTCAAGTGGTTGTGCTGGTCATAACATTGAGTACTTGCTGAGACTGGCAGACTTCATGCGCTTCTTTTGTCCTCAAGCAGAGGATAAACATCTCTTCTCAATTGAAGAGGCTCTTATTTCCATCCTTCCATGCCTATACTACACAGAGGAGCCTCTAGAAGAAACTGCAAATGTCCCTCAGAAGTCTAAGAgttga